Proteins found in one Solitalea lacus genomic segment:
- the gap gene encoding type I glyceraldehyde-3-phosphate dehydrogenase: protein MRVAINGFGRIGRVFLRRALLRKEIEVVAINDLTDASTMAHLFKYDSIHRAFSGEVTCDERNLYINGAAIQIFNEKDPAHLPWEKLNIDVVIESTGKFTTKEKAEQHINSGAKRVIISAPSPDKEVPTIVLGVNEHLLNASKQIISNASCTTNNLAPMIKILDDLWGVESGYITTVHSYTGDQSLHDSPHKDLRRARAAAQSIIPTTTGAAKAITSVFPHLEGKLGGAGIRVPVPNGSLTDFTCVLRTVPSVQEINEAFLAASQNELKGILEYTVDPIVSVDVLGNPYSCVFDSQLTSVVGEMVKVVGWYDNEFGYSSRLVDLILKWYQV, encoded by the coding sequence ATAAGAGTAGCTATCAATGGTTTCGGCCGTATTGGTCGAGTGTTTTTACGCAGGGCATTGTTAAGAAAGGAAATTGAGGTCGTTGCGATCAATGACCTGACCGATGCATCAACCATGGCTCACTTGTTTAAATACGATTCTATCCATAGAGCCTTTTCCGGTGAAGTAACTTGTGATGAACGAAATTTATATATCAACGGAGCTGCTATTCAAATTTTCAATGAAAAGGACCCTGCTCACTTGCCATGGGAAAAATTGAATATTGACGTTGTGATTGAATCGACAGGTAAGTTTACCACTAAGGAGAAAGCTGAACAGCATATTAACTCCGGAGCTAAACGGGTTATTATTTCTGCTCCATCGCCTGATAAGGAAGTGCCAACTATTGTATTGGGAGTAAATGAACATTTGCTTAACGCTTCGAAGCAGATCATATCCAATGCTTCATGTACCACTAATAACCTGGCCCCAATGATAAAAATACTTGACGATTTATGGGGAGTTGAAAGCGGCTACATTACTACTGTCCATTCTTATACAGGAGATCAGTCGTTACATGATTCTCCGCATAAAGATTTGCGCAGGGCCAGAGCTGCAGCACAATCTATTATTCCGACAACAACTGGTGCTGCCAAAGCCATTACTTCTGTGTTTCCGCATTTAGAAGGGAAGTTGGGTGGCGCAGGTATCAGAGTTCCGGTTCCTAATGGCTCATTAACCGATTTTACCTGTGTTTTAAGAACGGTTCCTTCAGTGCAGGAAATAAATGAAGCTTTTTTAGCAGCTTCACAGAATGAATTAAAAGGAATTCTGGAGTATACAGTTGATCCAATTGTCTCTGTAGATGTTTTGGGTAATCCTTATTCTTGTGTTTTTGATTCACAGCTTACTTCTGTTGTAGGAGAGATGGTTAAAGTAGTGGGTTGGTACGATAACGAATTTGGTTATTCGAGCCGTTTGGTGGATTTGATACTAAAATGGTATCAGGTATAA